In Niallia sp. FSL W8-0635, one genomic interval encodes:
- a CDS encoding C40 family peptidase: protein MKKKVTVLATTAILSTTFAANASASTYVVKKGDTLGQIAKTYNTTVNELKSINNLSSDLILINQKLTIADSAKSTSNKTTTATKSSSSTQTSSAAKTYKVVSGDSLIKIANKHSISLAELKQWNNLTSTLIYPGDILNVSKPGSTSSNTPAPSSSGNSSNTNGSSSTVVKENTATSTGTYTIKSGDTLSKIASTYKMSVSQLKQLNNLKSDLIFPGQKLKVSASEKVTNTGNTNSTSNASNPTFISTGNSGQSYTSKIVSASKSLIGLPYVWGGSTTAGFDCSGFVYYVLNQSGKSIARYSAEGYYDRSYYVDIPSIGDIVYFKNTYKQGISHLGIYIGNNEFIHADSSGVRVTSLDNSYYKEHFDSFKRLY from the coding sequence ATGAAGAAGAAAGTCACAGTATTGGCAACTACCGCGATTCTGTCAACCACTTTTGCAGCGAACGCCTCAGCTAGTACTTATGTAGTAAAAAAAGGGGATACACTAGGACAGATTGCGAAGACTTACAATACTACTGTTAATGAGTTAAAGTCGATTAATAACCTTTCATCAGACCTAATTCTGATCAATCAAAAATTAACGATTGCAGATAGTGCCAAGTCTACAAGCAATAAAACGACTACAGCTACAAAAAGCAGCTCTTCCACACAGACAAGCTCTGCTGCAAAAACATATAAAGTTGTTTCAGGGGATTCCCTTATTAAAATAGCAAATAAGCATTCTATTTCTTTAGCTGAATTAAAACAATGGAATAATCTAACTTCCACTCTTATTTATCCTGGAGATATTTTAAATGTTTCTAAGCCTGGATCTACTTCTTCCAATACTCCTGCGCCGAGTTCATCTGGAAATTCCAGTAATACTAATGGTAGCAGCAGTACGGTAGTTAAAGAGAATACCGCTACATCTACAGGCACTTATACCATTAAAAGTGGTGATACGTTAAGCAAGATTGCTTCTACATATAAAATGTCTGTAAGTCAGCTTAAGCAATTAAATAATTTGAAATCCGATTTAATTTTCCCAGGACAAAAACTAAAGGTTAGTGCTTCTGAAAAGGTAACGAATACTGGGAATACTAATTCCACTTCTAATGCTAGTAATCCAACCTTTATTTCTACTGGAAATAGCGGACAATCCTATACTTCTAAAATAGTTTCTGCATCCAAAAGTCTTATTGGTCTTCCATATGTTTGGGGCGGTTCCACAACTGCTGGATTTGACTGCAGCGGATTTGTTTACTACGTCTTAAATCAAAGTGGAAAATCCATTGCACGTTATTCTGCTGAAGGATACTATGATCGCAGCTATTATGTCGATATTCCATCTATTGGGGATATTGTATATTTTAAAAATACTTACAAACAGGGTATCTCTCATTTAGGAATTTACATTGGCAATAATGAATTTATTCATGCTGATTCAAGTGGTGTTCGAGTGACAAGTTTAGATAACTCTTATTACAAAGAGCATTTTGATAGTTTTAAACGATTATATTAA
- a CDS encoding SWIM zinc finger family protein, translating to MLQEKYLEPLNFCAENLMNLLDANDPRMKNIVEKGLLLYRQSFVYQVKFSNEIVSGMIQDVTPVKATLDLDYIQYSSCTCHAEGFCRHQLALFFYLLAQVGKVSTWLEAWRKPIKNTEMLKNLGIMRASDLLKESEDKEPNYEDWMETFDKSFQSLMPSNENKPYMIAETYYIYMRKIKAATPLQTEWKLLYLVIAQVYTFKQLLTLSKTLDHNTQTINRYYRHLFQDLMNSIEDNLYKLSNFTFPFAFDNFLVRLKNDLSAILTIQPNLTFECIQLYRLMWTNLFAIKNWRQDELEQLLANENPTFSENVAIIHLEILLEKDVDALRVIQSLDSQVTTYMLYWIDYLSSRKSWKRMDLYVPAFIQELKTYLSEDEDDEYCYEFTQMALRAISPYCMTMNKEDLLEKAYIHTLPYSYRKYEDFLFEKKQFDKWIDLFTMMGYGLDNLHKEQIKLLQDYDYSLLLSLYHRSIQEHIEGKNRDHYRIAVRQLKKLRTLYKKMKKQTEFEQFLLVILERTRRLRAFHEECRKGKLIHVEN from the coding sequence ATGCTTCAAGAAAAATATTTAGAGCCATTGAATTTTTGTGCAGAAAACTTAATGAATTTATTGGATGCAAATGATCCCCGAATGAAAAACATTGTAGAAAAGGGACTTCTTTTATATAGGCAAAGCTTTGTCTATCAAGTCAAATTTTCCAATGAAATAGTTTCTGGAATGATCCAGGATGTTACGCCAGTAAAGGCAACATTGGATTTGGATTATATTCAATACAGCTCTTGTACTTGTCATGCGGAAGGTTTTTGTCGCCATCAGCTTGCTTTGTTTTTCTATTTACTTGCTCAAGTTGGAAAGGTGTCGACTTGGTTAGAGGCTTGGAGAAAACCAATTAAAAATACGGAAATGCTAAAAAATCTCGGCATTATGCGAGCAAGCGACTTATTGAAGGAATCCGAGGATAAAGAGCCAAATTACGAAGACTGGATGGAAACCTTTGATAAGAGTTTTCAATCGCTTATGCCATCAAATGAAAATAAACCATATATGATCGCAGAAACGTATTATATTTATATGCGAAAAATAAAAGCAGCCACCCCTCTTCAAACAGAGTGGAAGCTCCTTTATTTAGTGATCGCCCAAGTATACACTTTTAAACAATTATTAACACTAAGCAAAACGCTGGATCATAATACACAAACCATTAATCGCTATTATCGACATCTTTTTCAAGATTTAATGAACAGTATTGAGGATAATCTTTATAAACTATCGAACTTCACCTTTCCATTTGCTTTTGATAACTTTTTAGTTCGTTTAAAGAACGACCTGAGTGCGATTCTCACTATTCAACCAAATTTAACATTTGAATGTATTCAGCTTTATCGGCTTATGTGGACAAATCTCTTTGCTATTAAGAACTGGAGACAAGATGAATTGGAACAGCTATTAGCTAATGAAAATCCGACATTTTCTGAAAATGTTGCTATTATCCATTTGGAAATTCTGCTCGAAAAAGATGTGGATGCCCTTAGGGTGATTCAGTCTCTTGATTCTCAGGTTACTACCTATATGCTTTATTGGATTGACTATTTGTCGAGTCGGAAATCATGGAAACGAATGGACTTATACGTTCCAGCGTTTATTCAAGAATTGAAAACTTACTTATCTGAAGATGAGGATGATGAGTATTGCTATGAATTTACGCAAATGGCGTTACGAGCAATTTCTCCTTATTGCATGACAATGAATAAAGAAGATTTACTGGAAAAAGCGTATATTCATACCCTTCCATACAGCTATCGCAAATATGAGGATTTCTTGTTTGAGAAAAAACAGTTTGATAAATGGATCGATCTATTTACAATGATGGGATACGGACTAGATAATCTACATAAAGAGCAGATAAAATTATTGCAGGATTACGATTATTCTTTACTGCTTTCTTTATATCACCGTTCTATTCAAGAGCATATTGAGGGGAAAAATAGGGACCATTATCGAATCGCTGTCCGGCAATTAAAGAAATTGCGTACCCTTTACAAAAAAATGAAAAAGCAAACCGAATTCGAGCAATTCTTACTGGTTATCTTAGAGCGTACGAGACGATTAAGAGCCTTTCATGAAGAATGTAGAAAGGGAAAGCTAATCCATGTTGAAAACTAA